The proteins below are encoded in one region of Nitrospira lenta:
- a CDS encoding lactonase family protein, with protein sequence MKKPLSIVTALAGLALLTGCPSDGGGPGGNFTLGGSSASAIAYVANQGTNDVSAYTFNSTTGVLTAVAGAPFSAGTSPSAVAVSSNGSFVYVANSGANTLSGFTVNSTTGALTAVAGSPFAAGTTPSAVTVSPNNAFAFVANQGTNNVSAYSINSSTGVLSGVAGSPFAAGTNPAAVAVSPNSSFAYVANGGGGVSAYTINSTTGVLSAVAGSPFTAGTNSSAVAVSPNGLFALATNLGSNDISVYSINGSTGALSAVAGSPFSVGTSPTGVVVSPNGSFVYVANQGSNNVSAFTINNTTGALTAVAGSPFSAGTGPAGVTVSPNGSFLYVANGGSSNVSAFTINSSTGVLAVVAGSPFSAGTTPSGIATPGRP encoded by the coding sequence ATGAAGAAACCATTGTCGATCGTGACTGCGCTGGCGGGACTCGCTCTTCTCACCGGCTGTCCAAGCGACGGCGGCGGCCCAGGAGGCAATTTCACCCTGGGCGGGTCGAGTGCTTCAGCTATCGCATATGTAGCCAATCAAGGGACCAACGATGTCTCGGCGTACACGTTCAACAGCACGACAGGTGTATTAACGGCGGTGGCAGGGGCTCCATTTTCAGCCGGGACAAGTCCCAGTGCTGTTGCGGTGTCTTCAAATGGCTCGTTTGTGTATGTGGCGAACTCGGGAGCCAACACCCTTTCAGGATTTACAGTGAATAGCACAACAGGGGCACTCACAGCTGTCGCCGGATCTCCGTTCGCCGCCGGAACTACTCCCAGTGCTGTTACGGTGTCTCCGAATAACGCCTTTGCATTTGTCGCAAACCAAGGGACCAACAATGTATCGGCCTATTCGATTAACAGTTCAACCGGGGTATTGTCCGGGGTTGCCGGGTCCCCCTTCGCAGCGGGAACTAATCCGGCCGCAGTAGCAGTCTCTCCGAACAGTTCATTCGCTTACGTGGCGAATGGAGGAGGGGGTGTTTCAGCCTATACGATCAATTCAACTACGGGAGTCCTCTCGGCGGTAGCGGGATCTCCCTTTACGGCAGGAACCAATTCAAGTGCCGTTGCCGTAAGTCCCAACGGATTATTCGCGCTCGCGACAAATCTGGGATCCAACGACATTTCGGTCTATTCGATTAACGGATCGACGGGTGCCCTGTCCGCAGTGGCCGGATCGCCGTTCTCTGTAGGGACGAGTCCGACCGGCGTGGTCGTGTCACCGAACGGGTCTTTTGTGTATGTGGCTAACCAGGGATCCAACAATGTCTCAGCCTTTACGATCAATAACACGACCGGCGCATTAACGGCCGTCGCTGGGTCGCCCTTCTCAGCGGGTACGGGCCCGGCTGGAGTGACGGTTTCCCCCAATGGATCGTTCCTGTATGTAGCAAACGGGGGATCCAGCAACGTATCCGCATTTACCATCAACAGTTCAACTGGCGTTCTTGCCGTGGTCGCCGGGTCACCATTCAGCGCAGGTACGACTCCCTCTGGAATAGCGACGCCTGGGAGGCCGTAG
- a CDS encoding Tll0287-like domain-containing protein, producing the protein MSRSLLVVLGAVVFALMSVTFFWVFKLTMANSMKTDMVSAEKVAAFIQALLEANRNNYTDNVVVKLQKEGIQAHEHWKDERGVALPAQYLMESGRLVAMKDLKFSFRLASLTPIYVWNGPNSDFERLGLAAVDKDPDKPHYGYITKGGTRYFQAIYADRAGSQACVDCHNQHSNSPRRDFKLNDVMGGIVITFPVGE; encoded by the coding sequence ATGAGCCGTTCTCTCTTAGTGGTGCTAGGAGCCGTCGTCTTCGCGTTGATGAGCGTCACCTTTTTCTGGGTCTTCAAGCTGACCATGGCCAATTCCATGAAGACGGACATGGTGTCGGCAGAAAAGGTGGCGGCGTTTATCCAAGCGCTGCTCGAAGCCAACCGCAATAACTATACGGATAACGTCGTGGTGAAACTGCAGAAAGAAGGGATTCAGGCGCACGAACATTGGAAGGACGAACGCGGCGTCGCGTTGCCCGCCCAGTATCTGATGGAATCCGGCCGGCTGGTGGCGATGAAAGACCTGAAGTTTTCGTTCCGCCTGGCCAGCCTCACGCCGATCTACGTCTGGAACGGCCCCAACAGCGACTTTGAACGCCTCGGCCTCGCCGCGGTGGACAAGGACCCCGATAAACCGCACTACGGCTACATCACCAAAGGCGGCACGCGCTACTTCCAAGCCATTTATGCCGACCGCGCCGGCTCGCAAGCCTGCGTCGATTGCCACAACCAGCACTCCAACAGCCCACGCCGAGATTTTAAATTGAACGATGTGATGGGCGGCATCGTGATTACCTTCCCCGTCGGAGAATAA
- a CDS encoding alginate O-acetyltransferase AlgX-related protein, translating into MTVTSRSRIKRTILFITAALFVGGVVIAFKSGLSTAAPDARHLFSILGTSYFLAWGAYALLSHVSRDEIRSQFVLMTLSLVAALLLAEVPVWLNLIDYRKTFVSTSFLPWERPNYVPDRELLSLPRPGSTVKTVFGRGNIGESICLPVRPAEPFDVKYDKNGFRNEQDLAEAAVVVIGDSYIESPMMPGPVLATTRLAELYGGTVANLGQSGYGPQQELVVLKRYALTLRAKWIVWVFYEGNDLVDAQRYEERVSVLNGMWNSMNLAWDRSFVLNSLMALARWTHGCVPNQRIAGNYGLIDGGDGHEERVYFLDHTSSIVPTGQELKALQTTANSLKEAYELARSEGAGFMVAFAPTKFRVYHDIARFDGNAQGDLKWWVLNDLPERLHRLVSDISPDIRYVDLTPALSAAAKTKQLVFIPDDTHWTSDGHRVVAETLHAALTDAGQEPPARDERGTQAKAGGTVDIAKGALMVRNKDGTIRYWSDRASELYGWDKRSALGKVSHQLLHTVFPVSLQQIETELLARGFWEGRLVHERRDGTKVTVFSRWELQQDAESKDQSVTIVEINRKLPV; encoded by the coding sequence ATGACTGTTACTTCAAGATCCCGCATCAAACGAACCATCCTCTTCATCACCGCCGCGCTCTTTGTTGGAGGGGTGGTCATTGCATTTAAGTCAGGGTTATCGACCGCTGCGCCGGATGCACGGCATCTGTTCAGTATTCTGGGTACATCGTACTTCCTCGCATGGGGCGCCTACGCGCTGCTCTCGCATGTCTCTCGGGATGAAATCAGAAGCCAATTCGTATTGATGACTCTGTCTCTCGTGGCAGCGCTTCTTTTAGCCGAAGTTCCTGTCTGGCTGAATCTCATCGACTATAGAAAGACCTTTGTGTCCACCAGCTTTCTTCCGTGGGAGCGGCCCAATTATGTTCCGGATCGGGAGCTGTTATCGCTTCCGCGTCCTGGGTCAACCGTGAAGACGGTGTTCGGCCGGGGCAACATCGGCGAAAGCATCTGCCTTCCCGTCCGGCCGGCCGAACCCTTCGACGTCAAGTATGACAAGAATGGCTTCCGGAACGAACAGGATTTGGCAGAGGCTGCGGTCGTGGTGATCGGTGATTCGTATATCGAGTCTCCGATGATGCCTGGTCCGGTTCTCGCGACAACTCGATTGGCTGAGTTGTACGGAGGAACCGTTGCTAACCTCGGGCAATCCGGCTACGGCCCTCAGCAGGAACTGGTGGTGTTGAAGCGCTATGCGCTTACTCTTCGCGCAAAGTGGATCGTGTGGGTCTTTTACGAAGGCAATGATCTTGTAGATGCCCAAAGGTACGAAGAGCGGGTGTCTGTTCTGAACGGCATGTGGAATTCGATGAATTTGGCCTGGGACCGTTCGTTCGTTCTCAATAGCCTCATGGCACTTGCGCGATGGACTCACGGGTGTGTGCCGAATCAGCGGATCGCAGGGAATTATGGTCTGATTGATGGAGGAGATGGTCACGAAGAACGTGTCTATTTCCTAGATCACACGTCATCCATTGTGCCGACAGGACAGGAATTGAAGGCGTTACAAACAACCGCGAATTCTCTCAAAGAGGCCTATGAATTGGCTCGGAGCGAGGGCGCAGGCTTTATGGTCGCATTTGCTCCGACCAAGTTCAGGGTGTACCACGACATTGCCCGTTTTGACGGAAACGCTCAGGGGGATCTGAAATGGTGGGTGCTGAACGATTTGCCGGAACGGCTCCATCGTCTGGTCTCAGATATTTCTCCAGACATCCGATATGTCGACCTTACGCCCGCACTGTCCGCTGCGGCAAAGACAAAACAGTTGGTCTTTATTCCTGACGATACCCATTGGACCAGCGATGGCCATCGAGTAGTGGCTGAGACGCTGCACGCTGCCCTCACCGACGCGGGGCAGGAGCCACCTGCACGTGATGAGCGCGGGACACAGGCGAAGGCCGGCGGCACCGTGGACATCGCCAAGGGTGCCCTGATGGTGCGGAATAAGGACGGGACGATTCGCTATTGGAGCGATCGTGCAAGCGAATTGTACGGATGGGATAAGAGGAGTGCACTGGGGAAGGTGTCCCACCAGCTTCTCCATACCGTCTTTCCCGTTTCGCTGCAGCAGATTGAAACAGAACTCTTGGCAAGAGGGTTTTGGGAGGGGCGCCTGGTTCATGAGCGCCGCGACGGGACGAAAGTCACGGTCTTCAGTCGCTGGGAGCTTCAGCAAGATGCTGAGTCAAAGGACCAATCCGTCACGATCGTAGAAATCAACAGGAAGTTACCGGTCTAA
- a CDS encoding CPBP family intramembrane glutamic endopeptidase, translated as MFDARRQVGGQVGLAVTGRDETASPFNGPDRPRFSFGVSLFAAMLLITALGTLLWLSSNTSRLDRFEDPERALDLMVSRTMEAQDGLLLAPDWQQRVTEWTAGSNDVERAQAIQWYQELVAATASPAAKLRLAILQAESGRPLDALAAANIWAGEDAPLPLYAAFIEAAYGEGSLTREREMELQSALAEVLPSGWFYNHLAAALAERAGDVDLGATVREQMRARAARIQGVSQLLTGLELLGWIGGSLLLLRFVWLRIRRDDGLRLHQPGVPPPWPGGIGTAVLLRGGALGAVLSLAFISIAPLENVSLRAVAIPVANLPLLGMAYYYLLRPSGLNLVTGFGLHIQWRQIGRLASVVLAVVAAGLWGEWVMGQVAESLHLANHWTEWFDPDLVWGSGSVLTVSLLEYVVFAPIFEELAFRGILYAILRRRLNPLPAALISAGIFALAHGYGLIGFISVLWSGVLWAWLYERTGSLLPGMIAHATNNLLVCLAVMTLLR; from the coding sequence ATGTTTGATGCACGTAGGCAAGTGGGCGGCCAGGTGGGGCTTGCCGTGACGGGACGAGACGAGACGGCGTCGCCATTCAATGGGCCCGATCGCCCGCGTTTTTCGTTCGGGGTCAGTCTGTTTGCTGCGATGCTGCTCATCACGGCCTTGGGTACGCTGCTCTGGCTGTCTTCCAATACATCCAGACTTGATCGATTTGAGGATCCTGAGCGGGCGCTGGATCTGATGGTCAGCCGGACGATGGAAGCGCAGGACGGCTTGCTGCTTGCGCCGGACTGGCAACAGCGAGTGACAGAGTGGACGGCCGGCAGCAATGATGTCGAGCGGGCGCAAGCGATTCAGTGGTACCAAGAACTTGTGGCGGCGACCGCCTCGCCGGCAGCGAAATTGCGATTGGCGATTCTGCAAGCCGAGTCCGGGCGCCCATTGGATGCGCTGGCGGCGGCCAATATCTGGGCGGGTGAGGATGCGCCACTGCCCCTCTATGCCGCGTTCATCGAGGCCGCGTATGGTGAGGGTTCACTTACGCGCGAACGCGAAATGGAGTTGCAGTCCGCCTTGGCTGAAGTCCTTCCGTCCGGGTGGTTTTACAATCATCTCGCGGCAGCCTTGGCTGAGCGGGCGGGTGATGTGGATTTGGGTGCGACGGTGCGTGAGCAGATGCGTGCCCGTGCGGCGCGGATTCAAGGGGTGTCCCAACTGCTCACGGGCCTGGAACTGCTGGGATGGATCGGCGGATCGCTCCTGTTGTTGCGATTCGTCTGGTTGAGGATTCGACGGGACGACGGCCTACGCTTGCATCAGCCCGGGGTGCCGCCACCCTGGCCGGGAGGCATCGGCACGGCGGTGCTCTTGCGAGGCGGCGCACTCGGCGCGGTGCTCTCGCTGGCGTTTATTTCAATAGCACCGTTAGAGAATGTCTCGCTGCGCGCCGTGGCGATTCCGGTAGCGAATTTGCCGTTGTTGGGGATGGCCTATTACTACCTGCTCAGGCCGTCAGGATTGAATCTCGTCACTGGGTTCGGTTTACACATTCAGTGGCGGCAGATCGGGCGGCTGGCGAGTGTGGTGCTTGCGGTAGTCGCGGCCGGCCTGTGGGGCGAGTGGGTGATGGGGCAGGTGGCGGAGTCGTTACATCTGGCGAACCACTGGACGGAATGGTTCGACCCCGATCTCGTCTGGGGCTCGGGCTCGGTATTGACCGTCAGCTTGCTGGAGTATGTGGTCTTTGCGCCCATTTTCGAAGAGCTGGCATTTCGCGGGATCTTGTATGCGATCTTGCGGCGGCGGCTGAATCCGTTGCCGGCGGCCCTCATCAGCGCCGGCATCTTTGCCCTGGCGCATGGGTACGGCCTCATCGGTTTTATCAGCGTGTTGTGGAGCGGCGTGCTCTGGGCCTGGTTGTATGAGCGAACCGGCAGCTTGCTCCCCGGCATGATCGCGCATGCGACGAATAATCTGCTGGTGTGTCTGGCCGTGATGACTCTGCTTCGCTAG
- a CDS encoding pyridoxal-phosphate-dependent aminotransferase family protein has protein sequence MMRDFVPPQRLLLGPGPSMVHPRVLQALAAPLLGHLDPAFLGVMTDVQHLLRFVFATANPFTIAVSGTGSAGMEAAIVNMVEPGDAVVVGVNGVFGTRLATVIERCGGKAIRLEIPWGQVIPTEMIESALRRSGPVKAVVLVHAETSTGACQPLEAIGSLCRDHNALLIVDAVTSLGGIPVDVDRLGIDVCYSATQKCLSCPPGLAPLTISPRALSAIKGHRTPCQSWYLDMALVAEYWAEESRAYHHTAPISMIYALREALRLVEEEGLPARVARHRLNSEALVAGLMELEFLPLPPAEHRLPMLTCVTLPPHIDEAAIRRQLLQIYGLEIGGGLGPLKGKVWRIGLMGESSTEANVLTFLNALEEMLIQFGWLSTPGIALHAAARVYSRTGQKEY, from the coding sequence ATGATGCGCGACTTTGTTCCTCCCCAGCGCCTGTTGCTCGGCCCCGGTCCCAGCATGGTGCACCCCCGTGTCCTGCAGGCCCTTGCCGCGCCGTTGCTCGGGCATCTCGATCCCGCCTTCCTCGGGGTCATGACTGATGTGCAGCACTTGCTCCGATTTGTCTTCGCCACCGCGAACCCCTTCACCATCGCCGTGTCTGGAACCGGATCAGCCGGGATGGAAGCGGCCATCGTCAACATGGTCGAACCAGGCGATGCCGTAGTCGTCGGGGTAAACGGCGTCTTCGGCACGCGCCTCGCCACGGTCATCGAACGATGCGGCGGCAAAGCGATCCGGCTGGAGATACCCTGGGGCCAAGTCATTCCCACGGAAATGATTGAGTCGGCCTTGCGCCGGTCAGGACCGGTGAAGGCCGTCGTACTGGTCCATGCAGAAACATCAACCGGCGCGTGCCAACCGCTTGAAGCCATCGGCTCGCTATGCCGGGATCACAATGCGCTGCTGATCGTCGATGCCGTCACCTCGCTCGGCGGCATTCCCGTCGATGTCGATCGTCTGGGAATTGATGTGTGTTACAGCGCGACGCAGAAATGCCTGAGCTGCCCGCCGGGACTGGCGCCGCTCACAATAAGTCCGCGAGCCCTGTCCGCCATCAAAGGCCATCGCACTCCCTGTCAAAGCTGGTATCTGGATATGGCCCTGGTCGCAGAATACTGGGCCGAAGAATCACGCGCCTATCATCACACCGCGCCGATATCGATGATCTACGCACTGCGCGAAGCGCTGCGACTGGTGGAAGAGGAAGGACTCCCCGCCCGCGTTGCGCGACATCGGCTCAACAGCGAGGCCCTAGTCGCCGGACTGATGGAACTGGAGTTCTTGCCGCTTCCCCCGGCGGAGCATCGGCTCCCGATGTTGACCTGCGTGACACTCCCTCCGCATATCGATGAAGCCGCGATTCGCCGACAGCTGCTCCAGATCTACGGCCTTGAAATCGGCGGGGGGCTGGGCCCGCTCAAAGGCAAAGTGTGGCGTATCGGACTGATGGGAGAGTCCAGCACGGAAGCAAACGTGTTGACGTTCCTCAACGCCCTTGAGGAAATGTTAATCCAATTCGGCTGGCTCTCCACACCGGGGATCGCACTGCACGCTGCCGCACGAGTCTATAGCCGAACTGGGCAAAAGGAGTACTGA
- a CDS encoding DnaJ domain-containing protein: MAQMDYYRVLGVSREASDEEIKKAYRKLVFQHHPDRNPDAKDAEAKIREINAAYEIVGDTEKRRSYDRLYWGDEPRADYVDLSAILHEMEQKLFDEGRKELFALLVKNVARVKAELALLRERTVAAQGYDTFKEDLVAERGAEVMDDFLTEEMEARKGRLVEVAAEMMVSQGVVKKSDEGGFRSLRGQLEDSFRKGRIHGYASALELFYERR, from the coding sequence ATGGCGCAAATGGACTATTACCGCGTGCTGGGTGTCTCCCGTGAGGCGTCCGATGAGGAGATCAAGAAGGCCTACCGCAAGCTGGTCTTTCAGCATCATCCTGACCGGAACCCCGATGCCAAAGATGCCGAGGCGAAAATCCGCGAGATCAACGCGGCCTATGAGATCGTCGGCGATACGGAGAAACGACGCAGCTATGACCGGCTCTATTGGGGTGACGAACCCCGCGCAGACTATGTGGATCTGTCGGCCATTCTCCATGAGATGGAGCAGAAGCTGTTCGATGAGGGACGAAAAGAACTGTTCGCGCTGCTGGTGAAGAATGTGGCTAGAGTCAAAGCCGAGTTGGCTCTTCTGCGCGAGCGGACCGTGGCGGCGCAGGGGTATGACACATTCAAAGAGGATCTGGTCGCAGAGCGGGGTGCGGAAGTGATGGATGATTTTCTCACCGAAGAGATGGAAGCCCGCAAGGGGAGACTCGTCGAAGTGGCCGCCGAGATGATGGTGTCGCAAGGAGTAGTGAAGAAAAGCGACGAAGGCGGGTTTCGCTCATTGCGAGGACAGCTGGAGGACAGCTTCCGAAAAGGCCGCATTCACGGATATGCTTCGGCCTTGGAGCTCTTCTACGAAAGACGGTAA
- a CDS encoding DUF6573 family protein has protein sequence MTNNTTPKTLTNDEKKAADAAFAGRPFNASWSASARTVYDGIVNALPKDAVPALPEVDAVLAELEATLPAVSHVEHAPLSDTDSKPEDAAADTTAESNVPTIRDRQEAIQSGILIDVTPTAKELGLTFPVTITKPLWDLGIVTNHSLSQEEQTGRLRDILMAFRLRLASLATVSPLIDFPALLAMPPSTVPQPVPLFAIIQPDSGNQANVTLLLPNEVSLTITPSN, from the coding sequence ATGACAAACAACACCACTCCAAAAACACTGACGAACGATGAAAAAAAGGCTGCGGACGCCGCCTTCGCCGGGCGCCCGTTTAACGCATCGTGGTCGGCCTCTGCGCGGACCGTCTATGACGGCATTGTGAATGCCTTGCCGAAAGACGCCGTCCCAGCACTTCCGGAAGTCGATGCCGTGCTCGCTGAGCTAGAGGCGACGCTGCCCGCGGTTTCACACGTTGAGCACGCACCGCTCTCCGACACGGACTCGAAGCCGGAGGACGCAGCAGCAGACACCACCGCTGAATCGAATGTTCCGACCATCAGGGATCGGCAGGAAGCGATTCAGTCTGGAATATTGATCGATGTCACGCCGACGGCCAAGGAACTCGGGCTCACGTTTCCAGTCACCATCACCAAGCCGTTATGGGATCTCGGAATTGTCACGAATCACTCGCTCTCTCAGGAGGAGCAAACCGGACGGCTGCGCGACATCTTGATGGCGTTCAGGCTGCGGCTCGCGAGTCTTGCGACCGTCTCGCCGTTGATCGATTTCCCGGCGCTCTTGGCCATGCCACCGAGCACGGTACCGCAACCGGTCCCCTTGTTTGCCATCATTCAGCCGGATAGCGGGAACCAAGCCAACGTGACCCTGTTGCTGCCGAACGAAGTCTCGCTCACGATTACACCGTCGAACTAA
- a CDS encoding metal-dependent hydrolase family protein gives MAIAIQHVRLIDGTGYMIERATVLIRGSKIVATGSSRTMTIPKGVTKINGRGLTVMPGLIDCHVHLCLGGEPDVVATVESDAPSLTLLKSARHAQQTLEAGFTTVRDVGSRDHSIFVLKHAIDQGVMPGPRIVGAGLAICMIGGHARFIGQEVEGVEQVQRAVDAQLAAGAGVIKVIASGGVLTPGTSPDQAQMTLDELTAAVATARRAQKKVAAHAHGSSGMKNAIRAGVHSIEHATLLDDEAGELMKTHGVYMVPTLSALSTTAAGRPGCGIPVSALDKAKAMTKRHQASFKKAHQSGLCIAMGTDAGTPFNYHGDNAQELERMVAFGMSPMEAILASTAAAARLIGIHDTVGTLMRGRQADLVIVEGNPLKRIEYLRDRSRIMGVMQAGKFVAGPLAKT, from the coding sequence ATGGCCATTGCCATTCAGCATGTTCGCCTCATTGACGGAACCGGGTACATGATCGAACGCGCCACCGTGCTGATCCGCGGCAGTAAGATCGTCGCCACGGGGTCGAGCCGCACCATGACGATCCCGAAAGGCGTGACCAAAATCAACGGCCGCGGCCTGACGGTCATGCCCGGCTTGATCGATTGTCACGTGCACCTCTGTCTGGGAGGAGAGCCGGACGTCGTCGCCACGGTCGAATCGGATGCGCCATCCTTGACACTGTTGAAATCGGCGCGCCACGCACAGCAGACGCTGGAGGCGGGCTTCACCACCGTTCGCGATGTCGGCTCTCGCGACCACTCTATCTTTGTCCTGAAGCACGCCATCGACCAGGGAGTCATGCCGGGTCCTCGCATTGTCGGCGCCGGGCTCGCGATCTGCATGATCGGCGGCCATGCCCGCTTCATCGGTCAGGAAGTCGAAGGGGTCGAACAAGTCCAGCGCGCCGTCGACGCACAACTGGCGGCCGGAGCCGGCGTGATTAAAGTCATCGCTTCCGGCGGCGTCCTCACTCCCGGCACCTCGCCGGATCAGGCGCAGATGACCCTGGACGAACTCACGGCCGCGGTCGCGACCGCTCGCCGAGCACAGAAGAAAGTGGCCGCCCACGCACACGGATCCTCCGGCATGAAAAACGCGATTCGCGCCGGCGTCCACTCCATCGAACATGCCACGCTGCTCGATGACGAGGCCGGCGAGCTGATGAAAACGCACGGGGTTTACATGGTTCCGACGCTCTCGGCGCTTTCCACTACTGCGGCGGGACGCCCAGGCTGCGGCATTCCCGTCAGCGCGCTCGACAAGGCCAAGGCGATGACCAAACGCCATCAAGCGAGCTTCAAGAAAGCCCATCAGAGCGGACTCTGCATTGCCATGGGCACCGATGCCGGAACCCCCTTCAATTACCACGGAGACAATGCGCAGGAACTGGAGCGGATGGTGGCGTTCGGCATGAGCCCGATGGAAGCGATTCTCGCCTCAACCGCGGCTGCCGCGCGCTTGATCGGCATTCATGACACGGTGGGCACCCTGATGCGAGGCCGGCAGGCGGACCTGGTGATTGTGGAGGGCAACCCGCTCAAGCGGATTGAGTACCTGCGGGACCGCAGCAGAATCATGGGCGTGATGCAGGCGGGAAAATTCGTGGCGGGACCGCTGGCAAAAACGTAA